From the Serratia nematodiphila DZ0503SBS1 genome, one window contains:
- the tnpA gene encoding IS200/IS605 family transposase — MGLYRSSSHVFWRCKYHLVWTPKYRFKILRDKVGKELYRTIYILCNMKDCEVLELNIQPDHVHLVVIVPPKLSISTLMGVLKGRSAIRLYNRFPHIRKKLWGNHFWARGYFVDTVGVNEEIIRRYVKYQDKKDQEIEQQMELLQD, encoded by the coding sequence ATGGGTTTATACAGGAGTTCATCACATGTGTTCTGGCGTTGCAAATACCACCTGGTTTGGACGCCAAAGTATCGATTTAAAATCCTCCGCGACAAGGTGGGCAAAGAGCTCTACCGAACAATTTATATCCTCTGCAACATGAAGGACTGTGAAGTTCTTGAGCTAAATATTCAGCCAGATCATGTGCATCTGGTCGTGATAGTCCCCCCGAAGCTATCGATTTCGACGTTGATGGGCGTCCTGAAAGGACGCAGTGCAATCCGGCTTTACAATCGTTTCCCACATATACGAAAGAAGTTGTGGGGCAATCATTTTTGGGCAAGGGGATACTTTGTCGATACGGTAGGGGTAAACGAAGAAATTATCAGGCGATACGTGAAGTATCAGGATAAGAAGGACCAAGAGATCGAACAGCAGATGGAGCTGTTGCAGGATTAA
- a CDS encoding MFS family transporter, which produces MTETTSALGDEHGVEQGALDNKKRIFAIVGASSGNLVEWFDFYVYSFCSIYFAASFFPAGNSTTQLLQTAGVFAAGFFMRPIGGWLFGYIADKHGRKNSMLLSVCMMCAGSLVIACLPTYESIGSWAPALLLIARLFQGLSVGGEYGTSATYMSEVAIKGRRGFYASFQYVTLIGGQLLALLVLVILQQILPAEELKAWGWRIPFALGAVLAVVALYLRRSLNETSDAKTRNHKDAGSLTGLWKNRKAFLMVLGFTAAGSLTFYTFTTYMQKYLVNTAGMDAKLASAIMTVALFVFMLLQPAVGAFSDKIGRRSSMLIFSAFATVLTVPILFALKEVTNPFMAFGLIVLALFVVSFYTAISGLLKAEMFPPEVRALGVGLSYAVANALFGGSAEYVALSLKSFGVENAFFWYVSGMCLLALLVSLRLHRKGKEIQL; this is translated from the coding sequence ATGACAGAAACAACCTCGGCTCTTGGGGATGAGCACGGCGTCGAACAGGGGGCGCTGGATAACAAGAAACGCATTTTCGCTATCGTCGGAGCTTCATCAGGCAATCTGGTGGAGTGGTTTGATTTTTACGTTTACTCCTTCTGTTCCATTTACTTTGCCGCCTCGTTCTTTCCGGCGGGCAACAGCACCACGCAGCTGTTGCAAACCGCCGGGGTATTCGCCGCCGGCTTCTTTATGCGGCCGATCGGCGGCTGGCTGTTCGGCTATATTGCCGACAAGCATGGCAGAAAAAACTCCATGCTGCTTTCAGTCTGCATGATGTGCGCCGGATCGCTGGTGATCGCCTGCCTGCCGACGTATGAATCGATCGGCAGCTGGGCGCCGGCGCTGCTGCTGATCGCTCGATTGTTCCAGGGATTGTCGGTGGGCGGCGAGTATGGCACCAGCGCCACCTATATGAGCGAGGTGGCGATCAAGGGCCGACGAGGCTTTTACGCCTCGTTTCAGTACGTGACGCTGATCGGCGGGCAACTGCTGGCGCTGCTGGTCTTGGTGATCCTGCAGCAGATATTGCCCGCTGAAGAGCTGAAGGCCTGGGGATGGCGTATTCCGTTTGCCCTGGGGGCCGTGTTGGCGGTGGTGGCACTGTACCTGCGCCGCTCGCTGAATGAAACCTCCGATGCGAAGACGCGTAACCACAAAGATGCCGGTTCGCTGACGGGGTTGTGGAAAAATCGCAAGGCGTTCCTGATGGTGCTGGGTTTTACCGCCGCCGGTTCACTGACCTTTTACACCTTCACCACCTACATGCAGAAATACCTGGTGAACACCGCCGGTATGGACGCCAAGCTGGCCAGCGCCATCATGACCGTTGCGCTATTCGTCTTTATGCTGCTGCAGCCTGCAGTAGGCGCGTTTTCGGACAAAATCGGCCGTCGCAGCTCGATGCTGATCTTCTCAGCCTTCGCCACGGTGTTGACGGTGCCGATCCTGTTTGCCTTGAAAGAAGTGACCAACCCCTTTATGGCGTTCGGTCTGATCGTGTTGGCGTTGTTCGTTGTCAGCTTTTACACCGCGATCAGCGGGCTGCTTAAAGCCGAGATGTTCCCGCCAGAGGTGCGCGCGTTAGGGGTAGGCTTGTCTTATGCGGTGGCGAACGCCCTGTTCGGCGGTTCGGCAGAATATGTCGCGTTGTCGCTTAAATCATTCGGCGTGGAGAATGCCTTCTTCTGGTACGTTTCCGGCATGTGCCTGCTGGCGTTGCTGGTTTCGCTTCGGTTGCATCGCAAAGGCAAGGAGATACAGCTGTAA
- the pssA gene encoding CDP-diacylglycerol--serine O-phosphatidyltransferase gives MLSKFKRSKHQQHLAQLPKLPQTVADVRTLYAPSDFRTTLLDAIANATQRIYLVALYLEHDDAGREILNALYQAKQRRPELEICVLVDWHRAQRGRIGAAAANTNADWYCAMASQHPEQSVPIYGVPVNTREALGVLHLKGFVVDDTAIYSGASINDVYLHQHEKYRYDRYQLITNGVLADTLIDYIKQHLLTAGAVQRLDRSDRPKSPEIKNETRLFRFALRRAGYHFRGKAGNDELAVTPLVGLGKQSVLNKTIHHLMSCADQKLTLCTPYFNLPALLVRNIIYLLRQGKQVEIIVGDKTANDFYIPEDQPFKIIGALPYLYEINLRRFLSRLQRYIDTGQLIVRLWKDGDNSYHLKGMWVDEEWQLITGNNLNPRAWRLDLENAILIHDPKQEMREQRQKELECIRTHTTVVAHYQELQSIQQYPIKVRKLIRRLRRIRIDRLISRIL, from the coding sequence ATGTTGTCAAAATTTAAACGTAGCAAACATCAACAACACCTTGCACAACTGCCCAAACTCCCCCAGACGGTTGCTGATGTTCGTACGTTGTACGCGCCGTCCGATTTTCGCACCACGCTGCTGGACGCCATCGCCAACGCCACCCAACGCATCTATCTGGTGGCCCTGTATCTGGAGCATGACGACGCCGGGCGCGAGATCCTCAATGCGTTGTATCAAGCCAAACAGCGACGGCCCGAGCTGGAAATCTGCGTACTGGTCGACTGGCACCGCGCACAGCGTGGGCGCATCGGCGCCGCCGCCGCCAATACCAACGCCGACTGGTACTGCGCCATGGCCAGCCAACATCCGGAACAGTCGGTGCCGATCTACGGCGTGCCGGTCAATACCCGCGAAGCGCTGGGCGTACTGCACCTGAAAGGCTTTGTGGTCGACGATACCGCGATCTACAGCGGCGCCAGCATCAACGACGTTTATCTGCATCAGCATGAGAAATACCGTTACGATCGCTATCAGCTGATCACCAACGGCGTGCTGGCCGATACCTTGATCGATTACATCAAGCAGCATCTGCTCACCGCCGGCGCCGTACAGCGCCTCGATCGCAGCGATCGGCCAAAAAGCCCGGAGATCAAAAACGAGACCCGCCTGTTCCGTTTCGCCCTGCGCCGCGCCGGTTACCACTTCCGCGGCAAGGCCGGCAACGATGAGCTGGCGGTGACGCCGCTGGTTGGGCTGGGCAAACAAAGCGTGCTGAATAAAACCATTCATCACCTGATGTCGTGCGCCGACCAGAAACTGACGCTCTGTACCCCCTACTTCAACCTGCCGGCGCTGCTGGTGCGCAACATCATTTATCTGCTGCGCCAGGGTAAACAGGTGGAGATCATTGTCGGCGATAAAACCGCCAACGACTTCTATATTCCTGAAGACCAGCCGTTCAAAATCATCGGCGCGCTGCCCTACCTGTATGAGATTAACCTGCGCCGCTTCCTGAGCCGCTTGCAGCGTTACATCGACACCGGGCAGCTGATCGTGCGTTTGTGGAAGGATGGCGATAACAGCTATCACCTGAAAGGCATGTGGGTAGACGAAGAGTGGCAGCTGATCACCGGCAACAACCTCAACCCACGCGCCTGGCGGCTGGATCTGGAAAACGCCATTCTGATCCACGATCCCAAGCAAGAGATGCGCGAGCAACGGCAGAAAGAGCTGGAATGCATCCGTACTCATACCACTGTAGTCGCCCATTATCAGGAACTGCAAAGCATTCAGCAGTATCCGATCAAGGTGCGTAAGCTGATTCGGCGTCTGCGCCGTATCCGCATCGATCGGCTGATTAGCCGCATCCTGTAA
- a CDS encoding bifunctional acetate--CoA ligase family protein/GNAT family N-acetyltransferase, translated as MSQRGLEALLRPKSIAVLGASQQPGRAGNLMMSNLLAGGFGGPILPVTPRYKAVCGVMAYPDVASLPLTPDLAIICTHAKRNLALLDALGQRGCKTAIVLSSPPEQFTELKACAQRYAMRLLGPNSLGLLAPWQGINASFSPVPIQKGKLAFISQSAAVANTILDWAQQREVGFSYFIALGDSLDIDVDDLLDFLARDGKTSAILLYLENISDARRFLSASRSASRNKPILVIKSGRSQQAQLLLNSQQGLDAAYDAAIQRAGLLRVQDTHELFSAVETLSHMHPLRGERLMIVSNGAALAAMALDELLGRNGKLATLSEESLAKLSDALPDFIRAGNPLDLRDDATPQRYLAALEALLDSHDYDALLLIHAPSAAAPGTATAQRLIDALHRHARGKRITLLTNWCGEYSSQEARRLFTEAAIPTYRTPEGAVTAFMHMVEYRRNQKQLKETPALPVGLTANTADAHRLIHQALAEGATQLDTHEVQSILQAYDLSTLPTWIAEDSAEAVHIAEQIGYPVALKLRSPDIPHKSEVQGVMLYLRTATEVQRAAEAILDRVKRTYPQARIHGLLVQSMANRAGAQELRIAVEQDAIFGPLIMLGEGGVEWRQENQVAVALPPLNMALARYLVLQAVKGGKIRGRSALRPLDIPGLSRLLVQVSNLILDCPEIARLDIHPVLASGSEFTLLDVSMQLAPFSGDPQARLAIRPYPHELEETIALKDGSQCLFRPILPEDEPALKHFIDRVTKEDLYYRYFSEINEFTHDDLANMTQIDYDREMAFVALRADEIIGVTRALSDPDNTDAEFAVLVRSDLKGLGLGRQLLEKMIAYARAHGLTRLSGITMPNNRGMIALAQRLGFGIEVQLEDGIVNLTLPLQAADAQ; from the coding sequence ATGAGCCAGCGAGGGTTAGAAGCGCTACTACGTCCCAAATCGATCGCCGTGCTGGGCGCTTCGCAGCAGCCGGGCCGCGCCGGCAACCTGATGATGAGCAACCTGCTGGCCGGCGGTTTCGGCGGCCCCATCCTGCCGGTTACGCCGCGCTACAAGGCGGTATGCGGCGTCATGGCCTATCCCGACGTCGCCAGCCTGCCGCTGACGCCGGATCTGGCGATCATCTGCACCCACGCCAAGCGTAATCTGGCGCTGCTCGACGCGCTGGGGCAGCGCGGCTGTAAAACCGCCATTGTGCTCTCTTCGCCACCGGAACAGTTCACCGAGCTGAAAGCCTGCGCGCAGCGCTACGCCATGCGGCTGCTGGGCCCCAACAGCCTGGGATTGCTGGCGCCGTGGCAGGGCATTAACGCCAGCTTCTCGCCGGTGCCGATCCAAAAAGGCAAGCTGGCGTTTATCTCGCAGTCCGCCGCCGTCGCCAACACTATTCTCGACTGGGCGCAGCAGCGCGAAGTCGGCTTCTCCTATTTCATTGCGCTGGGCGACAGCCTGGATATCGACGTCGACGACCTGCTCGACTTTTTGGCGCGCGACGGCAAGACCAGCGCCATCCTGCTGTATCTGGAAAACATCAGCGACGCACGGCGCTTTCTCTCCGCCTCGCGCAGCGCCTCACGCAATAAGCCCATTCTGGTGATCAAAAGCGGCCGCAGCCAACAGGCGCAATTACTGCTCAACAGCCAGCAAGGGCTGGACGCCGCTTACGACGCCGCCATCCAGCGCGCCGGCCTGCTGCGCGTGCAGGATACCCATGAGCTGTTCTCAGCGGTGGAAACCCTCAGCCATATGCATCCGCTGCGCGGCGAACGGCTGATGATCGTCAGCAACGGGGCGGCGCTGGCGGCGATGGCGCTGGACGAGCTGCTCGGGCGCAACGGCAAGCTGGCGACGCTGAGCGAGGAGAGCCTGGCGAAGCTGAGCGATGCGCTGCCGGATTTCATTCGCGCCGGCAACCCGCTCGATCTGCGCGACGACGCCACGCCGCAGCGCTACCTGGCGGCTCTTGAAGCGCTGCTCGACAGCCACGACTATGACGCGCTGCTGCTGATCCATGCGCCGAGCGCGGCGGCGCCGGGCACCGCCACGGCGCAGCGGCTGATCGACGCGCTGCACCGCCATGCGCGCGGCAAACGCATCACCTTGCTGACCAACTGGTGCGGCGAATACTCTTCTCAAGAGGCGCGCCGGCTGTTTACCGAGGCCGCCATTCCCACCTACCGCACGCCGGAAGGCGCTGTGACCGCTTTTATGCATATGGTGGAATACCGCCGCAACCAAAAGCAGCTGAAAGAGACGCCGGCGCTGCCGGTCGGCCTGACCGCCAATACCGCCGACGCTCACCGCCTGATCCATCAGGCGCTGGCCGAAGGCGCCACCCAGTTGGATACCCACGAGGTGCAATCCATTCTGCAGGCTTATGACCTGAGCACCCTGCCGACCTGGATCGCCGAAGACAGCGCCGAAGCGGTACATATCGCCGAGCAGATCGGCTACCCGGTGGCGCTGAAGCTGCGCTCGCCGGATATCCCGCACAAGTCGGAAGTTCAGGGCGTCATGCTCTACCTGCGCACCGCGACCGAAGTGCAGCGCGCGGCGGAGGCGATCCTCGACCGCGTGAAGCGCACCTACCCTCAGGCGCGCATCCACGGCTTACTGGTGCAGAGCATGGCCAACCGCGCCGGCGCCCAAGAGCTGCGCATCGCGGTAGAGCAGGATGCGATTTTCGGTCCGCTGATCATGCTGGGTGAGGGCGGTGTGGAATGGCGCCAGGAAAATCAGGTGGCGGTCGCGCTGCCGCCGCTGAACATGGCGCTGGCGCGTTATCTGGTGCTGCAGGCGGTGAAAGGCGGCAAGATCCGCGGGCGCAGCGCGCTGCGGCCTTTAGATATCCCAGGACTAAGCCGTTTGCTGGTGCAGGTCTCCAACCTGATCCTCGACTGCCCGGAGATCGCCCGGCTGGATATCCATCCGGTGCTGGCCTCCGGCAGCGAATTCACCTTGCTGGACGTTTCGATGCAGCTCGCGCCGTTCAGCGGCGATCCGCAGGCGCGGCTGGCGATCCGCCCTTATCCGCATGAGCTGGAAGAGACCATCGCGTTGAAAGACGGCAGCCAGTGCCTGTTCCGCCCGATCCTGCCGGAAGACGAACCGGCGCTGAAGCATTTCATCGACCGGGTGACCAAGGAAGACCTCTATTATCGCTACTTCAGCGAGATCAATGAGTTTACCCATGACGATTTGGCCAACATGACGCAGATCGACTACGATCGAGAAATGGCCTTTGTGGCGCTGCGCGCAGACGAGATCATCGGCGTGACCCGCGCGCTGTCCGATCCGGACAACACCGACGCAGAATTCGCCGTGCTGGTGCGTTCCGACCTGAAAGGCCTGGGCCTGGGCCGTCAGTTGCTGGAGAAAATGATCGCCTATGCGCGCGCGCATGGCCTGACCCGCCTGAGCGGCATCACCATGCCGAATAACCGCGGCATGATCGCACTGGCGCAGCGGCTGGGCTTTGGCATCGAGGTGCAGCTTGAGGACGGCATCGTCAATCTGACGCTGCCGCTGCAGGCCGCCGACGCGCAGTGA
- a CDS encoding tRNA-uridine aminocarboxypropyltransferase — protein sequence MTDNAVLRLRQFRLDRATRPFLARGCRVARCQGCLLPHKNCLCDTIRPQQAGSRFCLIMFGAEPLKPSNTGRLIADILPDTQAFLWSRTEVDPALLAAINDPTRQPYVVFPASYADAERPVFSALPVGGKPPLFIMLDGTWAEARKMFRKSPYLNQFPVFSLNVDAASDYQLREASRAEQHCTAEVAAALLQQAGDLPAAEGLNQHFRYFRQQYLAGKPTRPEASVTAMQP from the coding sequence ATGACCGACAACGCCGTACTTCGCCTGCGCCAATTCCGTTTAGACCGCGCCACCCGCCCTTTTTTGGCGCGCGGTTGCCGGGTGGCGCGTTGTCAGGGTTGCCTGCTGCCGCATAAAAACTGCCTGTGCGACACCATTCGCCCACAGCAGGCCGGCAGCCGTTTCTGCCTGATCATGTTCGGCGCCGAGCCGCTCAAGCCCAGCAACACCGGCCGCCTGATCGCCGATATCCTGCCGGACACCCAGGCGTTCCTCTGGTCGCGCACCGAGGTCGATCCCGCCCTGCTGGCGGCCATCAACGATCCGACACGGCAGCCTTATGTGGTGTTCCCCGCGTCCTACGCCGACGCCGAACGGCCGGTGTTCAGCGCGCTGCCCGTCGGCGGCAAACCGCCGCTGTTCATCATGCTGGACGGTACCTGGGCGGAGGCGCGAAAAATGTTCCGTAAAAGCCCGTATCTCAATCAATTCCCGGTGTTTTCCCTCAACGTCGACGCCGCATCGGACTACCAGCTGCGCGAAGCCAGCCGCGCCGAGCAACACTGCACGGCGGAAGTGGCCGCCGCCCTGCTGCAACAGGCGGGCGATCTGCCGGCCGCCGAAGGGTTGAATCAGCATTTTCGCTATTTCCGTCAACAGTATCTGGCGGGAAAACCGACCCGGCCGGAGGCATCGGTCACAGCAATGCAGCCATAA
- the trxC gene encoding thioredoxin TrxC, with amino-acid sequence MNTVCAACNATNRVPEERLADNAKCGRCGHELFDGEVINATAATLDQLLQDDLPVVVDFWAPWCGPCRSFAPIFEDVAEERAGKVRFVKVNTEAEPELSARFRIRSIPTIMVFRQGKMVDMLNGAMPKAPFDNWLNELV; translated from the coding sequence ATGAATACAGTTTGTGCAGCTTGCAATGCCACCAACCGCGTGCCGGAAGAACGTCTGGCGGACAATGCGAAATGCGGCCGCTGCGGCCATGAGCTCTTCGACGGTGAAGTGATCAACGCCACCGCCGCCACGCTGGACCAGTTGCTGCAGGACGATCTGCCGGTCGTGGTCGATTTCTGGGCGCCGTGGTGCGGCCCGTGCCGCAGCTTTGCACCGATCTTTGAAGACGTGGCCGAAGAGCGCGCCGGCAAAGTGCGCTTCGTGAAAGTGAACACCGAAGCCGAGCCGGAGCTGAGCGCCCGTTTCCGCATCCGCAGCATCCCGACCATCATGGTGTTCCGTCAGGGCAAGATGGTCGACATGCTCAACGGCGCGATGCCGAAAGCGCCGTTTGACAACTGGCTCAACGAGTTAGTGTGA
- a CDS encoding tRNA/rRNA methyltransferase, which translates to MNDSFSGKNGKVKVMYVRSDDDNGDDRNKNKRPAGKGRPADGARSGRTGQDKARGGNDRRGADSRRSESDRPRRPARSEERGGNESPWRTVSRAPNEEPAFDHGGISGKSFIDPEQLRRQRAEETRVYGENACQALFASRPEAIVRAWFVQSVTPRFREALRWMAANRKAYHVVDEEELAKASGTEHHGGVCFLIKKRQGLDAQTYLKTAPATDCVLALEEVGNPHNLGAIVRSCAHFGVNGVLLQDPALLESGAAVRTAEGGAEHIKAINADDFLSVLDTFRKAGYTIVTTSSHKGTALAQAKLPAKMVLVLGQERDGLSDSAWQQGDMNVSIGGTGKVESLNVSVATGILLADWWRQNQA; encoded by the coding sequence ATGAACGATTCATTTAGTGGCAAGAACGGTAAAGTCAAAGTGATGTACGTCCGCAGTGACGACGACAACGGCGACGACCGTAACAAGAATAAACGTCCGGCCGGCAAAGGCCGTCCGGCTGACGGTGCGCGATCGGGCCGCACCGGTCAAGACAAGGCGCGCGGCGGCAACGATCGCCGCGGCGCCGACTCCCGCCGCAGTGAAAGCGATCGTCCTCGCCGTCCGGCGCGCTCTGAAGAGCGCGGTGGCAATGAGTCGCCGTGGAGAACCGTCTCGCGCGCGCCGAATGAAGAGCCGGCGTTCGATCATGGCGGCATCAGCGGCAAAAGCTTTATCGATCCTGAGCAGCTGCGCCGCCAGCGCGCGGAAGAAACCCGCGTTTACGGTGAAAACGCCTGTCAGGCGTTGTTCGCCAGCCGTCCGGAAGCGATCGTGCGCGCCTGGTTCGTGCAGTCGGTCACCCCGCGCTTCCGCGAAGCGCTGCGCTGGATGGCGGCTAACCGCAAAGCTTACCACGTGGTGGATGAAGAAGAACTGGCCAAGGCTTCCGGCACCGAGCACCACGGCGGCGTCTGCTTCCTGATCAAAAAGCGTCAGGGCCTGGATGCGCAGACCTACCTGAAAACCGCGCCGGCGACCGACTGCGTATTGGCGCTGGAAGAAGTGGGCAACCCGCATAACCTGGGCGCCATCGTCCGTTCTTGCGCCCACTTCGGCGTCAACGGCGTGCTGCTGCAGGATCCGGCGCTGCTGGAATCCGGCGCGGCGGTGCGCACCGCAGAAGGCGGCGCGGAGCACATCAAGGCGATCAACGCCGATGATTTCCTGTCGGTGCTGGATACCTTCCGCAAGGCGGGTTACACCATCGTCACCACCTCCAGCCACAAAGGCACCGCGCTGGCGCAGGCCAAGCTGCCGGCCAAGATGGTGCTGGTGCTGGGCCAGGAACGCGACGGTCTGAGCGACAGCGCCTGGCAGCAGGGCGATATGAACGTGTCCATCGGCGGCACCGGCAAGGTGGAAAGCCTGAACGTTTCCGTGGCGACCGGCATTCTGCTGGCGGACTGGTGGCGTCAGAATCAGGCGTAA
- the emrB gene encoding multidrug efflux MFS transporter permease subunit EmrB: protein MLPQKPLEGAQLAWMTVALAMATFMQVLDSTIANVAIPTISGNLGSSNSQGTWVITSFGVANAISIPITGWLAKRFGEVRLFLWSTALFAIASWLCGISNSLGMLIFFRVIQGVVAGPLIPLSQSLLLNNYPPAKRAMALALWSMTVIVAPIFGPILGGYISDNYHWGWIFFINIPIGVFVIVAAMATLKGRETKTEIKPIDTVGLVLLIVGIGSLQIMLDQGKELDWFNSTEIITLTVVAVVALLFLVVWELTDDHPVVDLSLFKSRNFTIGCLCISLAYMLYFGAIVLLPQLLQEVYGYTATWAGLASAPVGLIPVLLSPIIGKFGNRLDMRRLVTFSFIMYAVCFYWRAYTFEPGMDFGASAWPQFVQGFAIACFFMPLTTITLSGLPPERMAAASSLSNFTRTLAGSIGTSITTTLWTQRESQHHSQLTEFVNPYNPQSQEMYRQLEQLGMSKQQASAYIANEITAQGLIISANEIFWLSAGVFLVLLVLVWVAKPPFSSGGGGGGGAH, encoded by the coding sequence ATCTTGCCACAGAAACCGCTTGAAGGTGCCCAGCTTGCCTGGATGACGGTCGCGCTCGCCATGGCGACCTTCATGCAGGTGCTGGACTCCACCATCGCCAACGTGGCGATCCCCACCATTTCCGGTAACCTCGGGTCTTCCAACTCGCAGGGCACCTGGGTGATCACCTCGTTCGGCGTGGCGAACGCCATCTCGATTCCGATCACCGGCTGGCTGGCGAAGCGTTTCGGCGAAGTGCGGCTGTTCCTTTGGTCCACCGCGCTGTTCGCCATCGCCTCCTGGCTGTGCGGCATCTCCAACAGCCTTGGCATGCTGATCTTCTTCCGCGTGATCCAGGGCGTGGTGGCCGGGCCGCTGATCCCGCTGTCGCAGAGTTTGTTGTTGAACAACTACCCGCCCGCCAAGCGAGCGATGGCCCTGGCGCTGTGGTCGATGACCGTTATCGTCGCGCCAATCTTCGGGCCGATCCTCGGCGGCTACATCAGCGACAACTACCATTGGGGCTGGATCTTCTTCATCAACATCCCGATCGGCGTCTTCGTGATCGTGGCGGCGATGGCGACGTTGAAGGGGCGGGAAACCAAAACCGAGATCAAACCGATCGACACCGTCGGCCTGGTATTGCTGATCGTCGGCATCGGTTCTCTGCAGATCATGCTCGATCAGGGCAAGGAGCTGGACTGGTTCAACTCGACCGAGATCATCACGCTCACCGTCGTGGCGGTGGTGGCGCTGCTGTTCCTCGTGGTGTGGGAGCTGACGGACGACCATCCGGTGGTGGATCTGTCGCTGTTCAAGTCGCGCAACTTCACCATCGGCTGCCTGTGCATCAGTCTGGCGTACATGCTGTACTTCGGCGCCATCGTGCTGCTGCCGCAGCTGTTGCAAGAGGTGTACGGCTATACCGCCACCTGGGCGGGGCTGGCGTCGGCGCCGGTCGGGCTGATCCCGGTGTTGCTGTCGCCGATCATCGGCAAGTTCGGCAACCGGCTCGACATGCGCCGGCTGGTGACCTTCAGCTTCATCATGTATGCCGTGTGCTTCTACTGGCGCGCCTATACGTTTGAACCGGGCATGGACTTCGGCGCATCCGCCTGGCCACAGTTCGTTCAGGGCTTCGCCATCGCCTGCTTCTTCATGCCGTTGACCACCATCACGCTGTCCGGCCTGCCGCCGGAACGCATGGCGGCGGCATCGAGCCTGTCGAACTTCACGCGAACGCTGGCGGGTTCGATCGGTACCTCGATCACCACCACCCTGTGGACGCAGCGCGAATCGCAGCACCATTCGCAACTGACGGAGTTCGTCAACCCGTACAACCCGCAGTCGCAGGAGATGTACCGGCAACTGGAGCAGCTCGGCATGAGCAAGCAGCAGGCGTCGGCGTATATCGCCAACGAGATCACCGCGCAGGGCCTGATCATCTCCGCCAACGAGATATTCTGGCTGTCGGCCGGGGTGTTCCTGGTGTTGCTGGTGCTGGTGTGGGTGGCGAAACCGCCATTCAGCTCCGGCGGGGGCGGGGGCGGCGGCGCTCACTAA
- the emrA gene encoding multidrug efflux MFS transporter periplasmic adaptor subunit EmrA: MSASAETQNPQQPSGKKKQRKFWLLLLTVIFIVIGVAYLVYWFLVLRHHQETDDAYVSGNQVQIMAQVSGSVNSVNFDNTDYVKQGDVLLTLDPTDAEQAFERAKTGLANSVRQTHQLIINSKQYQANIALRKTDLSKAENDLKRRVVLGSVDAIGREELQHARDAVDSAKAALEVAVQQYNANQAMVLNTPLEQQPAIQQAAAQMRDAWLALQRTKVISPITGYVSRRSVQVGAQIAAGSPLMAVVPADHIWVDANFKETQIANMRIGQPATVVSDVYGDDVVYQGKVAGIDMGTGSAFSLLPAQNATGNWIKVVQRLPVRIELDAKQVADHPLRIGLSTLVTVDTANLDGRVLADVVRDKPLYQSDALALNLAPVNQLIADVIHANAG; the protein is encoded by the coding sequence ATGAGCGCAAGCGCGGAAACCCAAAACCCGCAGCAGCCGAGCGGCAAAAAGAAGCAGCGCAAATTTTGGCTGCTGTTGCTGACGGTTATTTTCATTGTTATAGGGGTGGCTTATTTAGTGTATTGGTTCCTGGTGCTGCGTCATCACCAGGAAACCGACGACGCCTACGTCTCCGGCAACCAGGTGCAGATCATGGCCCAGGTGTCCGGCAGCGTGAACAGCGTCAACTTCGACAACACCGACTACGTCAAGCAGGGCGACGTGCTGCTGACGCTCGACCCGACCGATGCCGAGCAGGCGTTTGAACGCGCCAAAACCGGCCTGGCCAACAGCGTGCGTCAGACCCACCAGCTGATCATCAACAGCAAGCAGTATCAGGCCAACATCGCCCTGCGCAAGACCGATCTGAGCAAGGCCGAGAACGATCTGAAACGCCGCGTGGTGCTGGGCAGCGTTGACGCCATCGGCCGCGAAGAGCTGCAACACGCGCGCGATGCGGTCGACAGCGCCAAAGCCGCGCTGGAAGTGGCGGTACAGCAATACAACGCCAACCAGGCGATGGTGCTGAACACCCCGCTGGAACAGCAGCCGGCGATCCAACAGGCCGCCGCGCAGATGCGCGACGCCTGGCTGGCGCTGCAGCGTACCAAGGTGATCAGCCCGATTACCGGCTATGTCTCGCGCCGCAGCGTGCAGGTCGGCGCGCAGATCGCCGCCGGTTCGCCGCTGATGGCGGTAGTGCCGGCCGATCACATCTGGGTTGACGCCAACTTCAAGGAAACGCAGATCGCCAATATGCGCATCGGCCAGCCGGCGACGGTGGTCAGCGACGTCTACGGCGACGACGTGGTGTATCAGGGCAAAGTGGCCGGTATCGACATGGGCACCGGCAGCGCCTTCTCGCTGCTGCCGGCCCAGAACGCCACCGGCAACTGGATCAAGGTGGTGCAACGCCTGCCGGTGCGTATTGAGCTCGACGCCAAGCAGGTGGCCGATCATCCGCTGCGCATCGGTCTTTCGACGCTGGTGACCGTCGACACCGCCAATCTGGACGGCCGCGTGCTGGCCGACGTGGTGCGCGACAAACCGCTGTATCAGAGCGACGCGCTGGCGTTGAATCTGGCGCCGGTTAACCAGCTGATCGCCGACGTGATCCATGCGAACGCCGGCTAA